The following nucleotide sequence is from Takifugu flavidus isolate HTHZ2018 chromosome 4, ASM371156v2, whole genome shotgun sequence.
AATGTGAAAGTTTTGAGTTGGAGGTCTGATCTTTTACTGTAAAACTACAGTCAAGTACGAAGTTAAGGGGGAAAAGCACATCATGACGCAGAGCCTGCATTTGTCTGTGCGAGTGTCAGGGAGGGAATTTGCTGTGACTCACAATATTTCAGCAGACTAAAAGCAGGGTTGCCCAACAGCAGgttcaccatggaaaccaggGGCTTCGAAATGTACCACACACTCTGCTTGTGTGTGCTTGATGGCAACCGTATTTCAAGCCTATTTAAAATTAAACTGTTGTGTTCTGATGCAACAATATGAAAGCCAAAGCATCTGTCAACTTACAGGAAGTTGCATCATGAAGCCTATAGACAGATCTCCATgtgagcagcagacacacaacacGCTCCGATTGGATGCTGATGCATCTTTTTCACTGCAAGTGGAAATTTAGTTTCCCCTTCAAAAGAAGGGCCAGTCTCTGTGTCAGCAGAGGACGGCGTTGCAGTGAAGCCATTATCGTGAGTGGAGATGCTTCTTCTTGAGAACGGCACCTCTAATATACAACATTAATGTGGACAAACatacacagacaggcagaatcTGTAGAAATCTGGCAAAGATGGTAAACATAGTGACGCTGGAGTGTGATGGAGAAGAACTGGATGgtatggggggtgggggagggggcagagaaactGTAAACATCAGCTCCCAGTTATTACTTGAACTTACCGTTTATACAAGCGATAAAGCTTCATAACTACTGGATAACTGGGACTTTTAAGGGGATTAACACGCAATCCCTGCCGCTTCCATAAGGCTGCGTCTGTCATCTGGCTCCCAGGCTGTCAATGGAGTCATCTAGAAATGGGTGAACTGGGTAGAACAGATCCAACAAATTCAAATGAGGCGGACAAATACGTATCAAATAGCAATACGATGAGTAAATTACACTGCCGATGGGACTCCTTCTTGATGGTGCAATTGTGATCTAGCCCAACATTTCATGCCGGTTTTAACTCATCCTGCAGAAGTTTCGCACCTGGGCCAAACCAAACATTGACGCTTTTCTTGTTCATTTGCAGACCAACACAGATATGATCAAAACCAGCTCTCAACGATGTCTCAAGAGGCTTCTGGAGGAGCCCCCGGATAATGTGGCCAAACGTAAACCAGCGCCTCAGGTTCCACACCCTCCCACCACTGGTCTGTCACCCTTCGCCGGAACCAGAAACCCCTCCCCAAAATCATCTCAAAGTAAAGCCCCCTCCAGAGTTGGACAGTACACACTGGTGGAGCGGtatgaaggagaggaggtgtaCAGAGCTGAACATTCCCAGACAAAGAAGCAGTTCACCTGCCAGGTACGACAAAAATACTAAATAATCTGAATTATATTACTGTTCTATTAATCTAAAATacaatgtaattttttttgCAGGTTCTTTCCTTGCATAGTTACCAGGATTTTTTGATTGCCTATAACAGAATTGGTCAGCACGAAAGCATCTGCAGCTTACTAGACACGGTGATATGTGGGGACAGGGCATATGTCTTCCTGTCTGGTCACTATGGTGACATGCACACGTATGTGCGACGCTGGAAACGACTGAGTGAGGACGAGATGAGACATCTGTTCACTCAGGTGCTCAATGCTGTGTCACACTGTCATCAACACGGAGTCATTCTGAGAGATCTGAAGCTCCGTAAATTTGTCTTCACTGACAAAAATAGGTAAGAGTGATGCGTCCTACACACAAGTGCATTCATAGTGCCATTACTGCAATAGTACAACAGGcactgtcacagctgctgcaggaaaaaggACCTTTGTGTATTCTTCTTGCAGAACACGCCTTGCTCTGCTCAGTCTCAATGACTGCACCGTCCTGTACGGTAACCACGGTGACGATTCTCTGACAGACAGGCACGGCTGCCCCGCCTATGTCAGCCCCGAACTGCTTACCAATGGGAAAGGCTCGTACTCAGGCCGCGCTGCGGACATCTGGAGTCTGGGTGTGTCTCTGTACACCATGCTAGTTGGACGATACCCATTTCAGGAGATGCAGCCCGCAGCTTTGTTTGCCAAAATCCGCCATGGTGCTTTCTCTCTGCCAGAGTGGCTTTCACCGCAAGCCAAATGCC
It contains:
- the LOC130524243 gene encoding tribbles homolog 2-like, producing the protein MIKTSSQRCLKRLLEEPPDNVAKRKPAPQVPHPPTTGLSPFAGTRNPSPKSSQSKAPSRVGQYTLVERYEGEEVYRAEHSQTKKQFTCQVLSLHSYQDFLIAYNRIGQHESICSLLDTVICGDRAYVFLSGHYGDMHTYVRRWKRLSEDEMRHLFTQVLNAVSHCHQHGVILRDLKLRKFVFTDKNRTRLALLSLNDCTVLYGNHGDDSLTDRHGCPAYVSPELLTNGKGSYSGRAADIWSLGVSLYTMLVGRYPFQEMQPAALFAKIRHGAFSLPEWLSPQAKCLIGCMLRKSPAERLKASELLMHPWLTSPSRPHRSTHKTQRSSQQVLQIKQEDNQVVPTWTEKAQ